From the Phyllostomus discolor isolate MPI-MPIP mPhyDis1 chromosome 7, mPhyDis1.pri.v3, whole genome shotgun sequence genome, one window contains:
- the LOC114514405 gene encoding acyl-CoA-binding domain-containing protein 7-like: MSLQADFDQAAEDVRKLKTRPDDEELEKLYGLYKQSVIGDIDIECPRMLDLKGKTRWEAWNLQKELLKEDVMNAYISKAKELIEK; the protein is encoded by the coding sequence ATGTCCCTGCAGGCTGATTTTGATCAGGCAGCCGAAGATGTGAGGAAGCTGAAAACAAGGCCAGACGATGAAGAACTGGAAAAACTCTATGGGCTCTACAAACAATCTGTAATTGGAGACATCGATATTGAGTGTCCAAGAATGTTAGATTTAAAAGGCAAAACTAGGTGGGAAGCATGGAACCTCCAAAAAGAATTATTAAAGGAAGATGTCATGAATGCCTATATTTCCAAAGCAAAGGAGctgatagaaaaataa